One Herbaspirillum rubrisubalbicans genomic window carries:
- a CDS encoding gamma carbonic anhydrase family protein, giving the protein MAIYQLEQHIPDIDDTAFVAESATVVGKVRMEAHSSVWFNVTLRGDNELITVGENSNVQEGAVLHTDVGYPMVIGKNVTVGHQAMLHGCTIGDGALIGIQAVVLNGARIGKNCLVGAGALVTEGKEFPDNSLIIGAPAKAVRQLSEEDIARMQAGTDSYVQRAQQFKAQLKRIA; this is encoded by the coding sequence ATGGCCATCTACCAATTGGAGCAACACATCCCCGACATCGACGACACCGCCTTCGTGGCCGAGTCCGCCACCGTGGTGGGCAAGGTCAGAATGGAGGCGCATTCCAGCGTCTGGTTCAATGTCACCCTCCGTGGCGACAATGAACTCATCACCGTCGGGGAGAACAGCAATGTGCAGGAAGGGGCGGTACTGCATACCGATGTGGGCTATCCGATGGTGATCGGCAAGAACGTCACCGTGGGGCACCAGGCCATGCTGCATGGCTGCACCATCGGCGATGGCGCCCTGATCGGTATCCAGGCGGTGGTGCTCAATGGTGCCCGGATCGGCAAGAATTGCCTGGTCGGCGCCGGTGCCCTGGTGACCGAAGGCAAGGAGTTCCCGGACAATTCGCTCATCATCGGCGCCCCCGCCAAGGCGGTGCGCCAGTTGAGCGAAGAAGACATCGCGCGTATGCAGGCCGGTACGGACAGTTATGTCCAGCGCGCGCAACAGTTCAAGGCCCAGCTCAAGCGCATCGCCTGA
- a CDS encoding ferritin-like domain-containing protein translates to MDHVSSPDEVFSFTGLRSGALSCLKETSPDAKCTFVRALRAAWQAGDLPLENADLAASEAGNGIPGRPAQPELVPPLQVKHRSMGTPEGRAALIHALAHIEFNAINLALDAVWRFAGMPRDFYADWLQVADEEAYHFRLLADHLKTLGHAYGDFTAHNALWDMAESTKGDVLARIALVPRTLEARGLDAAPPVRAKLAQAGDVAAAEILDIIMRDEVGHVLIGNRWFHWLCEQRQLEPVVTFAELCQRHRAPPLRGPFNLEARRAAGFSDEEMLMFSDISR, encoded by the coding sequence TTGGATCACGTATCGTCCCCAGATGAAGTTTTTTCCTTCACCGGCCTGCGTAGCGGTGCCCTGTCTTGCCTGAAAGAAACCAGTCCTGATGCCAAATGTACTTTTGTTCGGGCTTTGCGAGCGGCCTGGCAGGCGGGCGACTTGCCGCTGGAGAACGCCGACCTGGCCGCCAGCGAAGCCGGCAACGGCATCCCTGGTCGTCCGGCGCAACCCGAGCTGGTGCCGCCGTTGCAGGTCAAGCATCGTTCCATGGGTACGCCCGAGGGCCGGGCGGCGCTCATCCATGCGCTGGCGCATATCGAGTTCAATGCCATCAACCTGGCGCTGGACGCGGTCTGGCGCTTTGCCGGAATGCCGCGCGACTTCTACGCCGACTGGTTGCAGGTGGCCGATGAGGAAGCCTATCACTTCCGCTTGCTGGCCGATCATCTGAAAACACTCGGCCATGCCTATGGCGACTTCACCGCCCACAATGCGCTGTGGGACATGGCCGAGTCCACCAAGGGGGACGTGCTGGCGCGCATCGCCCTGGTGCCGCGTACATTGGAGGCGCGCGGGCTGGACGCGGCACCGCCGGTGCGCGCCAAGCTGGCGCAGGCCGGCGATGTGGCCGCTGCCGAGATACTGGACATCATCATGCGCGATGAAGTCGGCCACGTGCTGATCGGCAATCGCTGGTTCCATTGGCTGTGCGAGCAGCGCCAACTGGAGCCGGTGGTCACCTTCGCCGAACTGTGCCAGCGTCACCGGGCGCCGCCCTTGCGCGGGCCGTTCAACCTGGAGGCGCGGCGTGCGGCCGGTTTTTCGGATGAGGAAATGCTGATGTTCAGTGATATTTCGCGATGA
- a CDS encoding esterase/lipase family protein, producing the protein MISRISRTLLLIQFGIAILFYFLLRHFDWPILAAVAGGLLIVLLLRAQITANSFFLTWPYRGRTSNPVEITWLQIATLFLREYRATMLCSSWAMPFLRFDQFTFPDTTSLPVLLIHGYGCNSGYWRWMSLELREAHITHYALDMEPVFGSIDDYAPLVHAAVQRVLAETGQKKIVIVAHSMGGLAARAYLRDHGCDSVARVITLGSPHHGTAIANFGIGINCGEMNWLGRYEEGRSSEWLQKLAATEEADALGHIVSIYSHHDNIISPQSSAHLEGAWNIPVIGIGHVALALEPSIQKMVIDLIHNARE; encoded by the coding sequence ATGATTTCACGCATCTCCAGAACCCTGCTCCTCATCCAGTTCGGCATTGCGATCCTGTTCTACTTCCTGCTGCGGCATTTCGACTGGCCCATCCTGGCGGCCGTGGCCGGCGGCCTGCTGATCGTCTTGCTGCTGCGCGCCCAGATCACCGCCAACAGTTTCTTCCTGACCTGGCCTTATCGCGGCCGCACCTCCAACCCGGTGGAAATCACCTGGCTGCAGATTGCCACCCTGTTCCTGCGCGAATACCGCGCCACCATGCTGTGCTCGTCCTGGGCCATGCCCTTCCTGCGCTTCGACCAGTTCACCTTTCCCGACACCACCTCGCTGCCGGTGCTGCTGATCCACGGCTATGGCTGCAACAGCGGCTACTGGCGCTGGATGAGCCTGGAGCTGCGCGAAGCCCACATCACCCACTACGCGCTGGACATGGAACCGGTGTTCGGCAGCATCGACGACTACGCGCCGCTGGTCCACGCCGCCGTCCAGCGCGTGCTGGCCGAAACCGGCCAGAAAAAGATCGTGATTGTCGCTCACAGCATGGGCGGCCTGGCCGCACGCGCCTACCTGCGCGACCACGGCTGCGACAGCGTGGCGCGCGTCATCACGCTGGGCTCGCCGCACCATGGCACGGCCATCGCCAACTTCGGCATCGGCATCAATTGCGGCGAAATGAACTGGCTGGGCCGCTATGAAGAAGGACGCAGCAGCGAATGGCTGCAAAAGCTGGCCGCCACCGAAGAAGCCGATGCCCTGGGCCACATCGTGTCGATCTATTCCCATCACGACAACATCATCTCGCCGCAGAGCTCGGCCCACCTGGAGGGGGCCTGGAACATCCCGGTCATCGGTATCGGCCACGTAGCGCTGGCGCTGGAACCCTCGATCCAGAAGATGGTGATCGACCTGATCCACAACGCCCGCGAATAG
- a CDS encoding RDD family protein produces the protein MSELTTPSLRRRLSSMLYESMLLFGVLFMSGWLFSTLLQQRNALYLRHALEFWLFLVLGVYFIWFWTHGGQTLAMKTWRFKVVDRAGQPLGRGRAALRFLLAWLWILPGLALASVLRGHPWLLILIPAANIVLWALTSRLDPRGQFLHDRLAGTRLVDVIQAPKASTKTPSADANS, from the coding sequence ATGTCCGAACTCACCACGCCCTCGCTACGCCGCCGCCTCAGCAGCATGTTGTACGAATCGATGCTGCTCTTCGGCGTGCTGTTCATGTCGGGCTGGCTGTTTTCCACGCTGCTGCAGCAGCGCAACGCGCTCTACCTGCGCCATGCGCTGGAGTTCTGGCTGTTCCTGGTGCTGGGGGTGTATTTCATCTGGTTCTGGACCCACGGCGGCCAGACCCTGGCCATGAAGACCTGGCGCTTCAAGGTGGTAGACCGCGCCGGCCAGCCGCTGGGCCGGGGACGTGCCGCGCTGCGCTTCCTGCTGGCCTGGCTATGGATCTTGCCGGGCCTGGCGCTGGCGTCGGTACTGCGGGGTCACCCTTGGCTGCTGATACTGATTCCGGCCGCCAACATCGTGCTCTGGGCATTGACCTCGCGCTTGGACCCGCGCGGCCAGTTCCTGCATGACCGCCTGGCCGGCACCCGCCTGGTCGATGTCATCCAAGCGCCCAAGGCCAGCACGAAGACTCCGAGCGCCGACGCGAATTCATGA
- a CDS encoding DUF3106 domain-containing protein, whose translation MHTTTGTPVKAHVRLSRIALALAVLAGGLSCAWTVAQNSSSEAPAPTTATPTAASTTAAAAATTPAAPVAAHPGKSANATKSTARKSENKLAWANLSPAQHQALEPLTGEWPRMSELQKEKWLEIGKRYARMKPEEQARLHERMRDWVKLTPAERSTARTNYARAKKLDAEEKHEQWAKYQQLSAEQKKKLAEAKLPKRVAKLPTSPSAAAPTIQLPAEAMDRPLPVVPAPTPAAAPAPALVPGSQATPVPAMTPTASAPAPTAVAVSATATPVAAVVTDTK comes from the coding sequence ATGCACACCACCACCGGCACTCCTGTCAAGGCTCACGTCCGCCTCTCGCGCATCGCGCTGGCGCTGGCCGTGCTGGCCGGTGGATTGAGCTGCGCCTGGACCGTGGCGCAGAATAGCTCGTCCGAGGCCCCCGCTCCTACGACTGCCACGCCGACTGCTGCCTCGACCACTGCTGCGGCCGCAGCGACCACGCCGGCAGCCCCTGTCGCCGCCCATCCCGGCAAATCTGCCAACGCCACCAAATCCACGGCCCGCAAGTCCGAGAACAAGCTGGCCTGGGCCAATTTGTCGCCTGCTCAGCATCAGGCCCTGGAGCCGCTGACCGGCGAATGGCCGCGCATGAGCGAGCTGCAGAAGGAAAAATGGCTGGAGATCGGCAAGCGTTACGCCAGGATGAAGCCAGAGGAGCAGGCCCGCCTGCACGAGCGGATGCGCGACTGGGTCAAGCTGACGCCGGCCGAACGCAGCACCGCGCGCACCAACTATGCCCGCGCCAAGAAGCTGGATGCGGAAGAAAAGCACGAACAGTGGGCCAAGTACCAGCAACTCTCGGCCGAACAGAAGAAGAAGCTGGCCGAAGCCAAGCTGCCCAAGCGCGTTGCCAAGCTGCCAACTTCACCCTCGGCAGCGGCACCGACCATCCAGTTGCCGGCCGAAGCCATGGATCGCCCCTTGCCGGTCGTGCCGGCCCCGACTCCGGCTGCTGCCCCGGCCCCGGCACTGGTTCCTGGCTCGCAAGCCACGCCAGTGCCGGCCATGACCCCCACCGCGTCAGCACCCGCGCCGACCGCAGTGGCCGTCAGTGCCACAGCAACGCCCGTGGCAGCGGTGGTCACCGACACCAAGTAA
- a CDS encoding DUF3619 family protein, which translates to MNNKEMQFAYKVKLALDANLDTLSDDTLQSLAAARRVALARKKQAPLHVQVKQPVLAGALGGTMMSPEKPSWWSRLGVAAPLLAGIILFAGIYQHENAKRVSYLADIDAAVLSDELPLSAYLDHGFNAYLAEKGQ; encoded by the coding sequence ATGAACAACAAGGAAATGCAATTCGCCTACAAGGTGAAGCTGGCGCTTGACGCCAATCTGGACACCCTGTCCGACGACACCCTGCAAAGCCTGGCGGCCGCTCGCCGGGTCGCCTTGGCGCGCAAGAAACAGGCGCCGCTGCACGTGCAGGTCAAGCAGCCGGTGCTGGCCGGCGCCTTGGGCGGCACCATGATGTCGCCGGAAAAACCGTCGTGGTGGAGCCGCCTGGGCGTGGCCGCGCCGCTGCTGGCCGGCATCATCCTCTTCGCCGGCATCTACCAGCACGAAAACGCCAAGCGCGTGAGCTACTTGGCCGACATCGACGCGGCCGTACTATCGGACGAGCTGCCGCTGTCGGCTTACCTGGATCATGGTTTCAACGCTTACCTGGCTGAAAAGGGTCAATAA
- a CDS encoding RNA polymerase sigma factor, producing the protein MATDKELSDFLESVERRAFKQAVYAVRKDEAALDIVQDAMIKLAEKYGDKPVDELPMLFQRILQNTIHDFFRREKVRNTWVSLFSSFGGNGGDGEGSEDFDLLESLESEDGSEAAESSADKVERQQTLNLIDAEIQKLPTRQREAFLMRYWQDMDVAETAAAMGCSEGSVKTHCSRATHALAQALRAKGISL; encoded by the coding sequence ATGGCAACTGACAAAGAACTCTCCGATTTTCTTGAAAGTGTCGAACGCCGCGCCTTCAAACAGGCGGTGTATGCCGTGCGCAAGGATGAAGCCGCGTTGGACATCGTTCAGGATGCGATGATCAAGCTGGCCGAGAAATACGGCGACAAACCGGTGGATGAATTGCCGATGCTGTTCCAGCGCATCCTGCAAAACACCATCCACGATTTCTTCCGCCGCGAAAAGGTGCGCAATACCTGGGTGAGCCTGTTCTCCAGCTTTGGGGGCAATGGCGGCGACGGCGAAGGCAGCGAGGATTTCGACCTGCTCGAAAGCCTGGAGTCAGAAGACGGCTCGGAAGCGGCCGAGTCCAGCGCCGACAAGGTCGAGCGCCAGCAGACCTTGAACCTGATCGACGCCGAAATACAAAAACTCCCCACGCGTCAACGGGAAGCATTCTTGATGCGTTATTGGCAGGACATGGACGTGGCGGAAACAGCCGCCGCCATGGGTTGCTCCGAAGGTAGCGTCAAAACCCATTGCTCCCGCGCAACACACGCGCTGGCTCAAGCCCTTAGAGCCAAAGGAATCTCATTATGA